The nucleotide window AGGAAGACAAATTTTGCAAATGAGGCTTCGAAACCAGTATTAATAACACATCATGTATGAAACTATGGGATGTCATAGGAAGCATGTAATTTTAATGCACCATGTGTTATGTATTTGGAGTGGTAAGATTGCAACTACTTTAAGAAAGTACTAAATGTATCGAAATTTTGGAACACTTACAGAACCGGTTGAGCCTTTCTTCGATGAAGGTTTAAGGCAAAGTGGAGCATAGATATTGTAAATATCAATGTCTCCCGTCTCATTTGAGGCCTTTTCTGTATAGTACATACATTCATTTGAATATACTTCTTTCGCAAAATCACAATACTGGTGGATGGCTTCAATGGTTTGATCTGAGATCAAGGCATGTGTCCACCAATGATCAAAGAGCCCCTTGCTGTCCGTATCATCAACAATCCATGCATTTCCAATCTGCGTACATATCATCTTAGTTAGGACTGATAAGACAATAATTACTTTTGCCTTTCGTATGTAAATTTTTAAGCAAAGAAGACGTCTATTCAAACTTTTTATGAACTTACAGCAATGCCTTTGACATTAATGACAGTTCgttgtgtgtttttgttgttgagCAGAATGGTATACGCAAGCTGAGGCACACAATGACCAGCGTAGCTTTCTCCTGTTATGTAAAAATCTCGGGTTTTGTATTGTGGGAACCTTTCAAGCCAGTTGACAAGAAAGGTGTAGGCATCATATGCGGTACTTTTATCTCCGGTGCTGTTATAATCAGATGGTGTATTTGAATAAGAAAAGCCTACCCCTGCTGGTGATTCCAAGAATATTACATTTGCCACTGCCATTGATCACGCAATCAGTGAGTTTGATTTTCTAATATTGTAGAAACAAATTACGAACACGAAGTTTATGCTAGATAAGAAAATTCTCCTTACCATTGTTCCATGCATAGTCGTTGCGAAACAATGTTTTGCCGTCACTGTTTACTCTGAAGGGCCCTAGTTCAGTCATTGCTCCAAGCCCAAATGAAGAACATCCAGGTCCTGTTATCCCAGGTATCATCCATTGACGAAGCTATCAGATTATGAAACTCTACTTCCTTTcaacatatgcatatattagTATTCCTGTTTAAAAGACTCGAAAAAGGCTCATGCCAATGGAGTTGGAAAATATGATGAAATATACGATGCTTTTACATGATAATGATGTTCACATCATGTAAACTCTGCGGATCATAGTATATAGTAAATATAGTTGTTGAGAAAGTTCAATTATGCATTTTGACATAACTGCATGATGATAGAATGTCATTAAAGCCTATTACCTCCATTTAACCACAAAACCAATGGCTTCGTCGAAGAGTTTTGTGGGGACTCAGCAAAGTAATAAAAAAGTGATCTGCCTGCTTGTGGATCTACTGTGACATAGCCTGCATACTGCTCAAAATCCACACCAATTGGTTGCCCAGGCAACGcataaatcttgtccaattgcatcaagccttcttgaggGCCAATGTACACATTGGAGTAGTTTTTTGCGGCATGTAACTCTTGCCAAGGATGTGCAAGAGGCGGATATTCTGATCTTTTGGATTCCAGAAATTTGTATAGCGTCTCACCCTGGTTGGCTTCACAACATATAAGAAAAGCTGCAAGGCAGGAATAGCAGAGTAGCCATGTTGAAAGTTTAAGGGTTAGCTTCATCATCTTGTTGCCCTCTTATCATGGCATTGCACTTCATAATTCTATTTATAACAACATAGTATGGCAATAACAAAGTTATTTGACTTGTCTTTTAGCTCTTCAGGGATTTTTTAAAGGCCAAGTAGTTCAGCAATGTGCTGGTGACAATCAACAATCAATGAGACATTGACCAGCTTGCCAAGTATTAAAAAATTTACCTTGGTTTCTTAACAATGTAGTATTTGCCGGATGTTTATTTCTTTGGAAGTATTTAattactttttcttcttttgtctttGCCGGACCTGATCACAAGAAAATTCTCTTAGGATTGTTCTACGGCGATCGATTCTTAATGAATTGTAGTATGTGAAGCGGACAAAAGATGGAAGAACAATAACGCCCGAGGTTTtacaagaaaccctaaaacacaAGTTCTGGCTTCTGGGTACATTTTGGTTTATGAGGGACCAATTGTAACCGCaacttttgttatatatatataccataatAGTATTCCTTAGGTCTGGCGTAAACATTATGCTTCTTTAGGTCAATTTTGACTCGCAGACGTTGAAACAAGATGAACTTTTCTTGTATGCgaatgtgcatatatatatatacacacacacacacgtaatATCATCTTACTTCCTCCTCGAAACTTGTAGGCCATTGATGAATCTTACAGTTGTTGGGAGTTCAAGTAGCAAACTATGAATTGGTTAGCAGTTTAGACGATGTGGGTGAAGAGTTTGAAACTCAATTTGCGCAAAATACCTTGGATTTGGCCATGGCGTGCACAAGGAATTGTAGGGGCTGGCTCATGTAACAAGGAAATACTCTTAGTTGGTTCAAACTCTCGATCTTAGCGTCATCCATCTTTAGTCCAGAAATAAACAACTGAGTTATTACTCCATGGTTGCCATTAACAATACGATGTCCACAATAGTGCTTGAGCTTCGGACATTGGTGTGTTTTGAATAGATTTATCTGTGGTGTGTTTTTAATAGATTTGTCTGGTTCAATTTATTTTGCACTCATAAATAGGATGGCCAGAATGTCTATAGAACACCCGTTCAAGTTACTACTTGTCAAATTGGGCTTGCCATccaatttcttttgtagcaaatgtcatataattttgacctatttttttaatcctctattttttgaaactgtaaaattatacaatcaaaCTATTAGCATTATATGACGTAGATGGACTTTTTAATGtctatgtttttgtttgaaacaataacataatcATGAACAATAACATTACGCGAGCAAAACGAGACAACTTCTGGTCTCCCTTTTCGGTGGCCATTTTGGACGGAATGTGACTGAGTATTGTGCGTCTCgatgagggga belongs to Tripterygium wilfordii isolate XIE 37 chromosome 2, ASM1340144v1, whole genome shotgun sequence and includes:
- the LOC120010931 gene encoding serine carboxypeptidase 1-like; this encodes MMKLTLKLSTWLLCYSCLAAFLICCEANQGETLYKFLESKRSEYPPLAHPWQELHAAKNYSNVYIGPQEGLMQLDKIYALPGQPIGVDFEQYAGYVTVDPQAGRSLFYYFAESPQNSSTKPLVLWLNGGPGCSSFGLGAMTELGPFRVNSDGKTLFRNDYAWNNVANVIFLESPAGVGFSYSNTPSDYNSTGDKSTAYDAYTFLVNWLERFPQYKTRDFYITGESYAGHCVPQLAYTILLNNKNTQRTVINVKGIAIGNAWIVDDTDSKGLFDHWWTHALISDQTIEAIHQYCDFAKEVYSNECMYYTEKASNETGDIDIYNIYAPLCLKPSSKKGSTGSVHDNDPCSDFYVESYLNTPEVQMALHTNKIIWSGCSRKITKWIDSPTTILPIIKNLMTDGMRVWIYGGDLDARVPITSSRYSIDSLNLPIKIAWHPWNINNKVGGYVVAYEGLTLATVRGAGHMVPRDQPERALTMFSSFLEGSLPPSAP